The following coding sequences lie in one Xyrauchen texanus isolate HMW12.3.18 chromosome 25, RBS_HiC_50CHRs, whole genome shotgun sequence genomic window:
- the ppp4r2a gene encoding serine/threonine-protein phosphatase 4 regulatory subunit 2-A isoform X2, translating to MEIDTLLGAFRDFEKKGEKETCPILDQFLSHVARTGETMIQWSQFKSYFLFKLEKVMDDFIASCPEQRGPANPNVEYIPFVEMKQRILKIVDGYNGIPFTIQRLCELLTEPKRNYTGTDKFLRGVEKNVMVVSCVYPTSEKKGSGCVRRMNGVMFPGNTSAFPDSVATNGLPDSTENKEQASESSERTANESSESEGTHSGPAKSKHREDEDETNAEMHEAKRLKFDEEEEEEDDDDDEEDGIEKEQEGKESPCTSVAESSSDVPESTTDYSAEVKDSKPDEFSTEDQEPSSTQSESLENGVDKSGCEDSLSPSHSQGIPCSELDLPEEQQPESVESTEAQKTEERYDPVSSSSNNSSDEGVSSADTPSASPSSSTELPAEGSSSADISSDISETADDNMEQD from the exons ATGGAAATCGACACACTTCTGGGAGCCTTTAGAG ATTTCGAGAAGAAAGGAGAAAAGGAAACATGCCCAATCTTGGATCAGTTTCTGTCCCATGTTGCAAGAACAGGAGAGACCAT GATTCAGTGGTCACAGTTTAAAAGCTACTTCCTCTTCAAACTAGAGAAAGTGATGGATGATTTTATAGCTTCGTGTCCAGAGCAACGAGGACCTGCCAATCCAAATGTAGAGTACATTCCCTTTGTAGAGATGAAGCAGAGGATTCTCAAAATTGTCGATGGATACAACGG gaTTCCTTTCACTATTCAGCGTCTTTGTGAGCTTCTTACTGAGCCAAAAAGAAACTACACAGGAACAGACAAGTTCCTCAGGGGCGTGGAGAAG AATGTGATGGTGGTCAGTTGTGTGTATCCTACCTCAGA gaaaaaaGGGTCAGGTTGTGTGAGAAGAATGAATGGGGTCATGTTTCCTGGCAACACTTCAGCTTTTCCTGATAG TGTAGCTACCAACGGCCTTCCTGACAGCACAGAAAACAAAGAACAAGCTTCCGAGTCATCAGAGAGAACAGCCAA TGAGTCTTCGGAATCAGAAGGTACACACAGTGGTCCGGCGAAGAGTAAACATCGTGAAGATGAGGATGAGACTAACGCTGAGATGCACGAAGCAAAGAGGCTGAAGTttgatgaagaggaggaggaagaggatgatgatgatgatgaagaagatggAATAGAGAAAGAGCAGGAGGGAAAGGAGTCGCCCTGCACGTCAGTCGCAGAGAGCTCATCAGATGTGCCGGAGTCCACAACGGACTACAGTGCAGAAGTGAAGGATAGTAAGCCTGATGAATTCAGCACTGAAGACCAAG AACCCTCTAGCACACAATCAGAGTCCCTTGAAAATGGGGTTGACAAATCTGGTTGTGAAGATTCACTCAGCCCTTCCCACAGTCAAGGAATTCCTTGTAGTGAATTAGACCTACCAGAGGAGCAGCAGCCAGAGAGTGTTGAGAGCACAGAAGCTCAGAAAACAGAGGAGAGATATGACCCAGTGAGCAGTAGCAGCAATAATAGCAGTGACGAGGGAGTGTCCAGTGCGGACACTCCATCTGCAAGTCCCAGCAGTTCCACAGAGCTGCCAGCTGAGGGCAGTAGCTCTGCAGACATCAGTTCAGATATCTCTGAGACTGCGGATGACAACATGGAGCAAGACTGA
- the pdzrn3a gene encoding E3 ubiquitin-protein ligase PDZRN3 isoform X1, which translates to MGCSLCTIQQSDEHYKLLQGIYQVNGRNLSLATHDQAVEALQTAKDPIEVQVLRRTAHNKTFKTLTPAQVVDNSTQTNITLKYLTHLEAIGKLPSPPTQLGLAMLDNIILPTVSQIVSDYPYPPDFYEGIQKDIESRGLEYEEVDLQRITTEKLSLALCCKTDNEKTPNYVSKIDPKGIAAKDGRNQEGDKIIQINGEDIQRHEAAVTLMTRMKSKNVNLAVARPETQDNGWLEDRNKFLDDLKIDMLEQQHYQPMHFTANMLQQSRHEDEGTTDTATVLSNHHEKDSGMGHTDESTRNDESSEQEILGNDQTSACDTLPGNHKFNYSQETVGSGDMHLSNDSFLSVDNGESGNFHGISDMACEHFRKLLELKCLVNGNSPCGFLEHDTRLYEGDSLDCDEQEIQMLNEELLNIELECLSIIQAHRLQTEVEGKQPINDSNKMHFTEQTSSDKVHQDLINKQMEKDSSSAYHTVERCWSIPPALEISPDTQSTATEDRDGHTYSKHALSPIQETSPTKKQPSLEDSEVTNVGKRKQSEKRNPRKSLLTSSHHSPFKLQNIPVHAQHYQSYMQLIQQKSSVEYAQSQVSLASLYKNPETCPTDSRPKMEWKVKIRSDGTQHIAKRPSKDQMLKERALRIREERCSITTDDDAASEMKVGRYWTKEKRKQHAARAKEQRQWREFLKKGRSESKEQAGALDDKKEPDIIQLSHKKMMKKRNKRIFDNWMTIQELLTHGAKSTDETRLCNSFLSVTTV; encoded by the exons GTAAATGGAAGGAACCTTTCCCTTGCCACCCATGATCAAGCAGTAGAGGCCTTACAAACAGCCAAAGACCCCATTGAGGTTCAGGTACTGCGCAGGACGGCCCATAACAAGACTTTCAAGACTCTTACACCAGCCCAAGTAGTGGACAACAGTACTCAGACTAACATTACTCTGAAATATTTGACACATTTAGAGGCTATTGGCAAGTTGCCCTCGCCTCCAACGCAACTAGGTTTGGCCATGCTGGACAATATTATTTTACCCACAGT GTCTCAAATTGTAAGTGATTATCCTTACCCCCCAGATTTCTACGAGGGCATACAGAAAGACATTGAGAGCAGAGGACTAGAATATGAG GAGGTAGATCTTCAGAGGATAACAACAGAGAAGCTCAGCCTGGCGTTATGTTGCAAGACAGACAACGAGAAGACTCCGAATTATGTTAGCAAG ATTGATCCAAAAGGTATTGCAGCAAAGGATGGCAGAAACCAGGAAGGAGACAAGATTATTCAG atCAATGGAGAGGACATCCAGAGGCATGAGGCGGCAGTGACACTTATGACCAGGATGAAGAGTAAGAATGTGAACCTCGCAGTGGCTCGACCAGAAACTCAG GATAATGGCTGGTTGGAGGACAGAAACAAATTTCTGGATGACTTGAAAATAGACATGCTTGAGCAACAGCATTATCAGCCCATGCATTTCACTGCCAATATGCTGCAGCAG AGCAGACATGAAGATGAAGGCACTACTGATACAGCAACCGTACTGTCCAATCATCATGAGAAAGACAGTGGTATGGGCCACACAGATGAAAGCACTCGAAATGACGAAAGCTCAGAGCAGGAAATCTTGGGGAATGACCAGACTTCTGCTTGCGACACTCTCCCAGGAAACCACAAGTTCAACTATAGCCAGGAAACTGTGGGAAGTGGAGACATGCACCTAAGCAATGACTCCTTCCTGTCAGTTGACAATGGAGAAAGTGGAAATTTCCATGGTATATCTGACATGGCATGTGAACACTTCCGGAAACTGCTTGAACTTAAATGCTTGGTAAATGGCAACAGTCCTTGTGGATTTCTGGAGCATGATACCAGGTTATATGAAGGAGATAGTCTGGACTGTGATGAACAGGAGATTCAGATGCTCAATGAGGAATTACTGAACATTGAACTGGAATGCCTGAGTATCATACAAGCACACAGGCTTCAAACAGAAGTGGAAGGGAAGCAACCTATCAATGATTCCAATAAAATGCACTTCACGGAGCAAACAAGTTCAGACAAAGTCCATCAAGACCTCATCAATAAGCAAATGGAGAAGGACAGCTCTAGCGCTTACCATACTGTAGAGAGGTGTTGGAGCATACCTCCTGCTCTGGAGATTTCTCCAGACACCCAAAGCACAGCTACTGAAGACAGAGATGGACACACATACTCCAAGCATGCTCTTTCTCCTATTCAGGAGACCAGCCCCACCAAGAAGCAACCTTCCCTAGAAGATTCAGAGGTCACGAATGTGGGAAAAAGAAAGCAAAGCGAGAAGAGGAACCCGAGGAAGAGTCTTTTGACTTCCTCTCATCATTCACCATTTAAGCTTCAAAACATCCCAGTCCATGCACAACATTACCAAAGCTACATGCAGCTTATCCAGCAGAAGTCATCTGTGGAGTATGCCCAGAGTCAGGTCAGCTTAGCCAGCCTGTACAAGAACCCAGAGACTTGCCCCACTGATTCCAGGCCCAAAATGGAGTGGAAGGTAAAGATCCGTAGTGACGGAACACAGCACATCGCCAAAAGGCCATCTAAGGACCAGATGCTGAAGGAGCGTGCTTTGCGCATCCGAGAAGAGCGCTGCAGCATAACAACTGATGATGATGCAGCAAGTGAAATGAAGGTGGGTCGATACTGGACCAAGGAGAAGCGTAAGCAGCATGCAGCGCGAGCCAAGGAACAGCGACAATGGCGGGAATTCCTCAAGAAGGGCCGTTCGGAGAGCAAGGAGCAAGCAGGAGCTTTAGATGACAAGAAGGAGCCTGATATTATACAGCTCAGCCACAAAAAGATGATGAAGAAAAGGAACAAGAGGATTTTTGACAACTGGATGACCATTCAAGAGCTGCTGACACATGGTGCAAAGTCAACAGATGAGACGAGACTATGCAATTCCTTCCTTTCGGTAACTACAGTGTAA
- the rybpa gene encoding RING1 and YY1-binding protein A: protein MGDKKSPSRPKRQAKPSADDGFWDCSVCTFKNSAEAFKCSICDVRKGTSTRKPRINSQLVAQQVAQQYAAPPPAKKERRERTDLPDDEHFDMDNSDSDRLSSLHPDSDHPERLGLDGGQPDRGHSHKERRQESGLDKHQQLNTDRQPERAELTQDLLQHNTIDREHTDGAMLDKLQPHLEHMDKEHLHIAGPGMQPAERMGAAREELKKGKIERAMMEKHKDRHKSLTPSKKPTAKKIKPKLIQKGLAGDSNIMKPGKSVTKKKKSSISRPKLKNVDRSSAQQLAITVGNVTVIITDFKEKTRSTSTSSSTVTSSAGSEQQHLSSSSESTEKGSSRASTPRRDHSTGHNETL from the exons ATGGGCGACAAGAAAAGCCCATCAAG GCCAAAAAGACAAGCCAAGCCCTCTGCAGACGACGGATTTTGGGACTGTAGCGTCTGCACCTTCAAAAACAGTGCAGAGGCATTCAAATGCAGTATATGTGATGTGCGGAAAGGTACATCAACAAG AAAACCTAGGATAAACTCTCAACTCGTGGCACAGCAGGTCGCTCAGCAGTACGCCGCTCCACCCCCAGCTAagaaagaaaggagagagaggacaGACCTGCCTGACGACGAACACTTTGACATGGACAACTCCGATTCGGACAGACTCAGCAGTCTCCACCCTGACTCCGACCATCCAGAGAGATTAGGTCTGGACGGGGGACAGCCGGACAGAGGACATTCTCATAAGGAGCGGAGACAGGAGAGTGGGCTGGACAAGCACCAGCAGctcaatacagacagacagcctgaGAGAGCAGAACTGACCCAGGACCTGCTGCAGCACAACACGATAGACCGAGAGCACACGGATGGAGCAATGCTGGACAAACTGCAGCCTCATTTAGAGCACATGGATAAAGAGCATCTGCACATAGCAGGACCTGGGATGCAGCCGGCAGAGAGAATGGGTGCAGCGAGAGAGGAACTCAAAAAGGGAAAGATAGAAAGAGCCATGATGGAGAAACACAAAGATAGACATAAAAGCCTCACTCCATCTAAAAAACCCACTGCAAAGAAGATAAA GCCCAAACTCATTCAAAAAGGCTTGGCTGGTGACAGCAATATCATGAAGCCTGGCAAGTCTGTcacgaagaaaaaaaaatccagtatTTCACG CCCTAAACTGAAGAACGTAGACAGGAGCTCTGCTCAGCAGCTCGCAATAACGGTGGGCAATGTAACTGTCATCATCACAGACTTCAAGGAGAAGACTCGCTCCACATCCACCTCCTCATCCACGGTCACCTCCAGTGCTGGCTCTGAGCAGCAGCACCTGAGCTCCAGCTCGGAGAGCACAGAAAAGGGCTCCTCCCGCGCATCTACCCCTAGAAGAGACCACTCAACTGGCCACAACGAGACCCTGTGA
- the ppp4r2a gene encoding serine/threonine-protein phosphatase 4 regulatory subunit 2-A isoform X1, producing the protein MEIDTLLGAFRDFEKKGEKETCPILDQFLSHVARTGETMIQWSQFKSYFLFKLEKVMDDFIASCPEQRGPANPNVEYIPFVEMKQRILKIVDGYNGIPFTIQRLCELLTEPKRNYTGTDKFLRGVEKNVMVVSCVYPTSEKKGSGCVRRMNGVMFPGNTSAFPDRNVNGPGTPRPLNRTKLSLSSSVATNGLPDSTENKEQASESSERTANESSESEGTHSGPAKSKHREDEDETNAEMHEAKRLKFDEEEEEEDDDDDEEDGIEKEQEGKESPCTSVAESSSDVPESTTDYSAEVKDSKPDEFSTEDQEPSSTQSESLENGVDKSGCEDSLSPSHSQGIPCSELDLPEEQQPESVESTEAQKTEERYDPVSSSSNNSSDEGVSSADTPSASPSSSTELPAEGSSSADISSDISETADDNMEQD; encoded by the exons ATGGAAATCGACACACTTCTGGGAGCCTTTAGAG ATTTCGAGAAGAAAGGAGAAAAGGAAACATGCCCAATCTTGGATCAGTTTCTGTCCCATGTTGCAAGAACAGGAGAGACCAT GATTCAGTGGTCACAGTTTAAAAGCTACTTCCTCTTCAAACTAGAGAAAGTGATGGATGATTTTATAGCTTCGTGTCCAGAGCAACGAGGACCTGCCAATCCAAATGTAGAGTACATTCCCTTTGTAGAGATGAAGCAGAGGATTCTCAAAATTGTCGATGGATACAACGG gaTTCCTTTCACTATTCAGCGTCTTTGTGAGCTTCTTACTGAGCCAAAAAGAAACTACACAGGAACAGACAAGTTCCTCAGGGGCGTGGAGAAG AATGTGATGGTGGTCAGTTGTGTGTATCCTACCTCAGA gaaaaaaGGGTCAGGTTGTGTGAGAAGAATGAATGGGGTCATGTTTCCTGGCAACACTTCAGCTTTTCCTGATAG aaatgtgaaTGGTCCAGGAACACCCAGGCCACTGAACAGAACAAAACTCTCCCTGTCCTCCAGTGTAGCTACCAACGGCCTTCCTGACAGCACAGAAAACAAAGAACAAGCTTCCGAGTCATCAGAGAGAACAGCCAA TGAGTCTTCGGAATCAGAAGGTACACACAGTGGTCCGGCGAAGAGTAAACATCGTGAAGATGAGGATGAGACTAACGCTGAGATGCACGAAGCAAAGAGGCTGAAGTttgatgaagaggaggaggaagaggatgatgatgatgatgaagaagatggAATAGAGAAAGAGCAGGAGGGAAAGGAGTCGCCCTGCACGTCAGTCGCAGAGAGCTCATCAGATGTGCCGGAGTCCACAACGGACTACAGTGCAGAAGTGAAGGATAGTAAGCCTGATGAATTCAGCACTGAAGACCAAG AACCCTCTAGCACACAATCAGAGTCCCTTGAAAATGGGGTTGACAAATCTGGTTGTGAAGATTCACTCAGCCCTTCCCACAGTCAAGGAATTCCTTGTAGTGAATTAGACCTACCAGAGGAGCAGCAGCCAGAGAGTGTTGAGAGCACAGAAGCTCAGAAAACAGAGGAGAGATATGACCCAGTGAGCAGTAGCAGCAATAATAGCAGTGACGAGGGAGTGTCCAGTGCGGACACTCCATCTGCAAGTCCCAGCAGTTCCACAGAGCTGCCAGCTGAGGGCAGTAGCTCTGCAGACATCAGTTCAGATATCTCTGAGACTGCGGATGACAACATGGAGCAAGACTGA